The following coding sequences lie in one Saimiri boliviensis isolate mSaiBol1 chromosome 6, mSaiBol1.pri, whole genome shotgun sequence genomic window:
- the COA4 gene encoding cytochrome c oxidase assembly factor 4 homolog, mitochondrial, which translates to MSTSVPQGHTWTRPVKKEEEEEDPLDQLISRSGCAASHFAVQECMAQHQDWRQCQPQVQAFKDCMNEQQARRQEELQRRKEQASAHH; encoded by the coding sequence ATGTCAACCTCAGTCCCTCAAGGCCATACCTGGACCCGACCtgtgaagaaagaagaggaggaggaggacccgCTAGACCAGCTGATCTCCCGCTCTGGCTGTGCTGCCTCCCACTTTGCAGTGCAGGAGTGCATGGCCCAGCACCAGGACTGGCGGCAGTGCCAGCCACAGGTGCAGGCCTTCAAGGACTGCATGAATGAACAGCAGGCGAGGCGGCAAGAGGAACTGCAGAGGAGGAAAGAACAAGCCAGTGCCCACCACTGA